In one Lycium barbarum isolate Lr01 chromosome 7, ASM1917538v2, whole genome shotgun sequence genomic region, the following are encoded:
- the LOC132601473 gene encoding uncharacterized protein LOC132601473 gives MVDTYKHREITVKSAWERLRQRKQRSQVYEKFWIKGLPYKISIFLWRVWFWKLLIDEVLQKMNISIVSRCLCCHVQQETMDHVFLTGPFARRIWNYFSTAAGIMGPFIQIKQTILIWWNFNTVARLKALYQAIPLLVMCQLWKSRNIRRHGGSVSMLRYPWLKNMPKMWPLVVELLENYRNPLTYKQVKWKFPRNGHFKCNTDGASRGNPGPSSAAFFVRNSSGAFLHAMARILQDTTNLANEAMAIEEGTIQYDNFQDIPSQGRRLINMDKSQMPNLSIRLANIQDINNNSNRRS, from the exons ATGGTGGATACATACAAGCACAGGGAAATTACTGTTAAGAGTGCATGGGAGAGGTTGAGACAAAGAAAACAAAGATCACAAGTTTATGAGAAATTTTGGATAAAAGGATTACCATACAAAATCTCCATCTTCTTATGGAGAGTATGGTTTTGGAAGTTACTTATAGATGAAGTTCTGCAGAAAATGAATATCAGTATAGTTTCAAGATGCTTGTGTTGTCATGTACAACAAGAAACAATGGATCATGTGTTCCTTACAGGGCCATTTGCTAGAAGAATATGGAACTATTTTTCAACAGCTGCAGGAATTATGGGCCCTTTCATACAGATCAAGCAGACAATTTTGATATGGTGGAATTTTAATACTGTGGCTAGATTGAAAGCTTTATATCAGGCCATTCCTCTATTAGTGATGTGTCAGTTGTGGAAAAGTAGGAACATAAGAAGACATGGAGGATCAGTTTCTATGTTAAG GTATCCTTGGTTGAAGAATATGCCAAAAATGTGGCCTTTGGTGGTTGAGTTGTTGGAGAATTACAGAAATCCTTTAACTTATAAACAGGTGAAGTGGAAATTTCCTAGAAATGGACACTTCAAATGTAACACTGATGGTGCATCAAGAGGAAATCCAGGTCCCAGTTCTGCAGCTTTTTTTGTGAGAAACAGTTCAGGAGCTTTCCTACATGCCATGGCAAGGATATTACAAGATACAACAAATCTTGCTAATGAGGCTATGGCCATTGAGGAAG gtaCAATTCAATATGATAATTTTCAGGATATACCATCTCAAGGAAGGAGGCTCATCAATATGGACAAGAGTCAAATGCCAAATCTCAGTATTAGATTAGCCAACATTCAGGATAttaacaacaacagcaacagaAGATCATAA